The Dokdonia donghaensis DSW-1 DNA window GTATTACGATTTGTAAAGTCATTATTCTTTGCACCACTTTCCTCATCATTATAGCTAGCACCTGGTCCTGCCTCACCTATCCACCCACAATCTGCTTGAGGAGGAATACTGTAACCTATATGTTGCAAAGCATAGAGTGTTCCCATAGCAACGTGCTTTATACCATCCTCATTACCAGTAATGATACAACCACCTACTTTACCGTAAAAATAGTATTGCCCTTTTTCATTACGGTTACCACTCTCTCCATACAAGCGTTCAATCAGTTTTGTCGCTACAGAAGATTTTTCTCCCAGCCATATAGGGCTACCTATTACAAGAATATCTGCTTCTTCTATTTTTTTAAAAATAGCCGGCCACTCATCTTTATGCTCACCGTGTTCTGTCATATCGTGATATACACCATAAGCAACGTCGTGATCAACAAAGCGTAGATGCTCCACCGCGACCCCTTCAGATTTCATAATATCCATTGATACATCCATAAGGGCTCGAGTATGGCTCATACGCGGTGTCTTTTTAAGAGTACAGTTGATGTACAAAGCTTTTAATGCCGAGAAGTCGTTCGTATTTTTCATATGGTAGATTTTGTCCTATAAGTTACTCATTACTTACAAATCCATTGATAATGAATTCTTAACCCCTAACTAAAATACCATTCTAGAGAGTCTCCTATTC harbors:
- a CDS encoding flavodoxin family protein; the encoded protein is MKNTNDFSALKALYINCTLKKTPRMSHTRALMDVSMDIMKSEGVAVEHLRFVDHDVAYGVYHDMTEHGEHKDEWPAIFKKIEEADILVIGSPIWLGEKSSVATKLIERLYGESGNRNEKGQYYFYGKVGGCIITGNEDGIKHVAMGTLYALQHIGYSIPPQADCGWIGEAGPGASYNDEESGAKNNDFTNRNTTFMTYNLLHLAKMLKDQGGYPAYGNSRGDWDDGTRWNFENPEYR